In one window of Skermanella rosea DNA:
- a CDS encoding Crp/Fnr family transcriptional regulator produces MANPWIMKMEQFTRFSREDRELLDQLSSRNLRSYGAHEDILREGEHSSENHLVISGLACRYKILEDGRRQILAFLVAGDLCDAEVFILKEMDHHIGTLAPCRIAAIPGDAMRELLLNRPGVALALWWGTLQDESILRERIIDQGRRDAYGRIAFLVYEMLIRLRAVATTEDERFEWPITQSDLADATGLTPVYVNRVLQRLREEGLIATDGRFWTVRDAAGLRKAAKFNPNYLHLDRVDDDPDSGPGRRLKGLI; encoded by the coding sequence ATGGCCAACCCTTGGATCATGAAGATGGAGCAGTTCACCCGGTTCTCCCGGGAGGACAGGGAATTGCTGGACCAACTCTCCTCGCGGAACCTGCGGAGCTACGGGGCGCACGAGGATATCCTGCGCGAGGGCGAGCATTCTTCGGAGAACCACCTGGTCATCTCGGGTCTCGCCTGTCGCTACAAGATCCTGGAGGACGGCAGGCGGCAGATCCTGGCCTTCCTGGTGGCGGGCGACCTCTGCGACGCCGAGGTCTTCATCCTGAAGGAGATGGATCACCATATCGGCACCCTCGCCCCCTGCCGTATCGCCGCGATTCCGGGCGACGCGATGCGCGAGCTGCTGCTCAACCGGCCCGGCGTGGCACTGGCGCTCTGGTGGGGTACGTTGCAGGACGAAAGCATCCTGCGCGAGCGGATCATCGACCAGGGCCGTCGGGATGCCTATGGAAGGATCGCGTTCCTCGTCTATGAGATGCTCATTCGGCTGAGGGCGGTCGCCACGACGGAGGACGAGCGGTTCGAGTGGCCGATCACCCAGTCCGACCTCGCCGATGCGACCGGCCTGACGCCCGTATATGTCAACAGGGTGCTGCAACGCCTGCGCGAGGAGGGGCTGATCGCGACGGACGGAAGGTTCTGGACCGTGCGCGACGCGGCCGGGCTGCGCAAGGCGGCGAAGTTCAACCCGAACTATCTCCACCTGGACCGCGTCGATGACGACCCCGATAGCGGCCCCGGCAGAAGGTTGAAGGGCCTGATCTGA
- a CDS encoding D-alanyl-D-alanine carboxypeptidase family protein, whose translation MSNPSRRPGFLATTILALSFVLIGSLADPAQAQSKYASIVIDAGNGEVLYRANADDPKYPASLTKMMTLYLTFEALQKKRIKLGQSLTVSRKAASQPPTKLDLKPGQRIKVEHAILALVTKSANDAAMVLAEGVGGSESRFATMMTRKARQLGMSRTTFRNPHGLPDERQVSTARDLATLASALIRDYPKYYPYFSRASFTYRGVEHPNHNRLMGAYQGMDGLKTGYIRASGFNLAASAVRQGRRLIAVVMGGDTPAWRDAHLAELLDQGFATPRTPAPLVASLRAPARPDRKPDLGGGVEVASLEEVVDSSDLATLAATLSPPLGTAGSAVAAETAVWGVQVGAFSDAGAGRKALDMVSRRLPSLLAQAYPQMIQVTTGSGRLFRARLMGLDETTARNVCASLERAGDDCIMVAPQGL comes from the coding sequence GTGTCAAATCCGTCCCGCCGACCGGGCTTTCTCGCCACGACCATCCTGGCCCTGTCGTTCGTTCTCATCGGATCCCTGGCGGACCCGGCACAGGCTCAATCGAAATACGCCTCCATCGTGATCGATGCCGGCAATGGGGAGGTCCTGTACCGGGCCAATGCCGACGACCCCAAATACCCGGCGTCGCTGACCAAGATGATGACCCTCTACCTGACCTTCGAGGCGCTGCAGAAGAAGCGGATCAAGCTTGGCCAGAGCCTGACGGTATCCCGCAAGGCTGCATCGCAGCCGCCGACCAAGCTGGACCTCAAGCCCGGCCAGCGGATCAAGGTCGAGCACGCGATCCTGGCGCTGGTGACGAAGTCGGCGAACGATGCCGCGATGGTCCTGGCGGAGGGAGTCGGCGGGTCCGAAAGCCGCTTCGCCACGATGATGACCCGGAAGGCGCGCCAACTCGGCATGTCGCGGACGACTTTCCGAAATCCGCACGGCCTCCCCGACGAGCGGCAGGTCTCGACCGCGCGCGACCTGGCCACGCTGGCGTCGGCGCTGATCCGCGACTATCCGAAATACTATCCCTATTTCAGCCGGGCCAGCTTCACCTATCGCGGCGTGGAGCACCCCAACCACAACCGCCTGATGGGCGCCTACCAGGGCATGGACGGGCTGAAAACCGGGTATATCCGGGCATCGGGCTTCAATCTGGCGGCATCGGCGGTGCGCCAGGGCCGGCGCCTGATCGCGGTGGTCATGGGCGGCGACACGCCGGCCTGGCGCGACGCCCATCTGGCCGAACTGCTCGACCAGGGTTTCGCCACGCCGCGCACGCCGGCGCCGCTGGTCGCCTCGCTCCGCGCGCCCGCCCGACCGGACCGCAAGCCGGACCTCGGCGGCGGCGTCGAGGTCGCCAGCCTGGAGGAGGTCGTCGACAGTTCCGACCTCGCGACGCTGGCCGCCACCTTGAGCCCGCCGCTCGGCACGGCCGGCAGCGCGGTCGCGGCGGAGACCGCCGTCTGGGGGGTGCAGGTCGGCGCCTTCAGCGATGCCGGCGCGGGCCGCAAGGCGCTCGACATGGTGAGCCGCCGCCTGCCCTCGCTGCTCGCCCAGGCCTATCCGCAGATGATCCAGGTGACGACGGGTTCCGGCCGGCTGTTCCGCGCCCGCCTGATGGGCCTGGACGAAACCACCGCGCGGAACGTTTGCGCCAGCCTGGAGCGGGCCGGCGACGACTGCATCATGGTGGCGCCCCAGGGGCTTTGA
- a CDS encoding hydrolase — protein MALSHRRRERLIAGGQSLQADVSRKPDAVRSAGKDVAMTFRNGLGSLLRPEDSVLVLIDHQPYQLANVNSHEPQMVVNNTTALAKAAKAFGVPTILTSVIADRGGLIFPQITDVFPGQEVIDRTFINTWEDRKVVDAVKATGRKQLIIAGLWTEICVAMPAIQALGEGWDVTVVTDASGGVSVEAHEVAIRRMIAAGANMMTWLAVAAEWQRDWARTEHAAELSEVLVQHAAGSGIAFLWEQQLLNTPVPGTAG, from the coding sequence ATGGCACTATCGCATCGCCGGAGGGAACGGTTAATTGCGGGCGGGCAGTCGCTCCAGGCGGATGTCTCCCGCAAACCCGATGCCGTTCGATCGGCAGGAAAGGACGTCGCAATGACTTTTCGGAATGGCCTTGGTTCGCTTCTTCGTCCCGAAGACTCGGTCCTCGTTCTGATCGACCACCAGCCCTACCAGCTTGCAAACGTGAACAGCCACGAGCCGCAGATGGTGGTCAACAATACGACGGCGCTGGCGAAGGCCGCCAAAGCCTTCGGCGTACCCACGATCCTGACAAGCGTGATCGCCGACAGGGGCGGCCTGATCTTCCCTCAGATCACCGACGTTTTCCCCGGCCAGGAGGTGATCGATCGGACTTTCATCAACACCTGGGAGGACAGGAAGGTCGTGGACGCGGTCAAGGCTACCGGCCGCAAGCAACTCATCATTGCCGGCCTCTGGACCGAGATCTGCGTCGCGATGCCGGCAATCCAGGCTCTTGGCGAGGGTTGGGACGTGACGGTGGTCACCGATGCATCCGGAGGCGTTTCGGTCGAGGCCCACGAGGTCGCGATCCGACGCATGATCGCGGCCGGCGCGAACATGATGACTTGGCTGGCGGTGGCGGCGGAATGGCAGCGTGACTGGGCCCGCACGGAGCATGCCGCCGAGCTTTCGGAGGTGCTCGTGCAGCATGCCGCCGGCAGCGGCATCGCCTTCCTGTGGGAGCAGCAGTTGCTCAACACGCCGGTGCCAGGCACCGCGGGCTGA
- a CDS encoding LysR family transcriptional regulator, translating into MDIEDLQTFVAVADAGGVSAAARRLGVSKSVVSRRLFRIEAELGIQLLARTTRGAALTEAGVTFRDHAARASAEMDTAREAIFPDGDLHGRLRIAMPFSFGPTHFAPVVAEMAKRHPRLHIHSSYSDRFVDLIAEGFDCAIRVGYLQDSNLIAKRVGPIYGKLLASPAYIKSHGAPETPEQVPNHPALMQGTETWQFADGDRIITVQPQGSFKADNATALAAAAVAGLGIAWLPDCITYDHVASGALVPIMTGYPPPPAAVYVVRPPGQHPARKIRVLTEMMTEYFKRNPDLWGLDS; encoded by the coding sequence GTGGACATCGAAGATCTGCAGACATTCGTCGCCGTCGCCGATGCCGGCGGGGTATCCGCCGCCGCGCGCCGGCTCGGCGTTTCCAAATCGGTCGTGAGCCGGCGGCTCTTTCGGATCGAAGCGGAACTCGGCATCCAGCTTCTCGCACGGACGACCCGCGGTGCCGCCCTGACGGAAGCCGGCGTCACGTTTCGGGACCATGCGGCCCGGGCCAGTGCCGAGATGGACACGGCCAGAGAGGCGATTTTTCCCGATGGCGATCTGCACGGCCGCCTGCGCATCGCGATGCCGTTTTCCTTCGGGCCGACCCATTTCGCACCCGTGGTCGCGGAAATGGCAAAACGCCATCCGCGGCTGCACATCCATTCATCCTACAGCGATCGTTTCGTCGATCTCATCGCGGAGGGCTTCGATTGCGCCATCCGGGTCGGCTACCTCCAGGACTCCAACCTGATCGCGAAGCGCGTCGGGCCGATCTACGGAAAGCTTCTGGCAAGCCCGGCTTACATCAAGTCGCACGGCGCTCCTGAGACACCCGAACAGGTGCCCAACCACCCGGCGCTCATGCAGGGAACGGAAACCTGGCAATTCGCGGATGGCGACAGGATCATCACGGTTCAGCCGCAGGGCAGCTTCAAGGCGGACAACGCGACGGCGCTTGCCGCCGCCGCCGTTGCGGGGCTGGGGATCGCCTGGCTTCCCGACTGCATCACGTACGACCACGTCGCCTCGGGCGCGCTCGTGCCGATCATGACGGGCTATCCACCGCCCCCGGCGGCCGTCTATGTCGTCCGTCCGCCCGGCCAGCATCCCGCCCGGAAGATAAGGGTCCTCACCGAAATGATGACCGAGTATTTCAAACGAAACCCGGACCTTTGGGGTCTCGACTCCTGA
- a CDS encoding isochorismatase family protein has product MPDTLISRTLPIALGRFDPASKPTGLVIVDEVHGFCTVGCGPLAPAAPNAQVTRMVAETVGLARRFEAEGWPTLAFLDTHIPGKPEPPYPPHCEIGTGQENLVGELEWLADSPGATLIRKDCINGFIGAIGPDGRNRLLDWITGNRLKAVLAVGICTDICVMDFVLTLLSARNHGMAGDLEDIVVYEPGCATYDLPLAIARDLGLPDTAAHPQAETHHMGLYVMASRGAVLAGGLA; this is encoded by the coding sequence ATGCCGGACACCCTCATCAGCCGGACCCTTCCCATAGCGCTCGGCCGGTTCGATCCGGCTTCCAAGCCGACCGGTCTGGTCATCGTCGACGAGGTCCACGGGTTCTGCACCGTCGGGTGCGGTCCGCTGGCTCCCGCTGCCCCCAATGCCCAGGTCACCCGGATGGTGGCCGAGACCGTCGGGCTGGCGCGCCGGTTCGAGGCGGAAGGGTGGCCGACCCTGGCCTTCCTCGACACCCACATCCCAGGCAAGCCCGAGCCGCCCTATCCACCCCACTGCGAGATCGGCACCGGTCAGGAGAACCTGGTGGGCGAGTTGGAATGGCTTGCCGATTCGCCCGGTGCCACGCTGATCCGGAAGGACTGCATCAACGGCTTCATCGGGGCCATCGGGCCGGACGGCCGCAACCGCCTGCTGGACTGGATCACGGGCAACCGGCTGAAGGCGGTGCTGGCGGTCGGCATCTGCACCGACATCTGCGTGATGGATTTCGTGTTGACCCTGCTGTCGGCGCGCAACCACGGCATGGCGGGGGACCTGGAGGACATCGTGGTCTACGAGCCCGGATGCGCCACCTACGACCTTCCCCTGGCCATCGCCCGGGACCTGGGCCTGCCCGACACGGCGGCCCATCCCCAGGCGGAGACCCACCATATGGGCCTGTACGTCATGGCGTCGCGCGGCGCCGTTCTGGCGGGTGGGCTGGCTTAG